One Microplitis mediator isolate UGA2020A chromosome 3, iyMicMedi2.1, whole genome shotgun sequence DNA segment encodes these proteins:
- the LOC130665809 gene encoding protein ABHD11-like, which translates to MLKVTNKIKQLTKNKLIFKCPKKLLTRQLHVSNYLNDPVKLSYVSYDTFKSSSELSPVIIMHGLFGSKNNWNSLAKSINQQTKRQVITVDARNHGESPHSPEMNYPEMAGDVKKLINDLNFKKSICVGHSMGGAVMMLTALNYPELIEKLIVVDMSPIKTSPSLYEMTKIIDALRAIDFKNYKTLSEARKGTDQKLAGTIDSLSLRQFLITNIMEVTQGEYKWRVNLNVIADNFDKNIARFPELVPNLKNKVFDSRTLFIAGGNSDYVKREDEDKIRKLFPKVDIKYIEGAGHWVQSEKPAEFLRIACDFINT; encoded by the coding sequence aacgaaaaataaattaatattcaaatgcCCAAAGAAATTATTAACCAGACAATTGCATgtcagtaattatttaaacgatCCTGTAAAATTGTCATATGTATCATATGATACTTTTAAATCATCAAGTGAATTATCACCAGTAATAATAATGCACGGTCTGTTTGGGTCGAAAAATAACTGGAATTCGCTTGCGAAATCAATTAACCAGCAGACAAAAAGACAAGTGATAACTGTCGATGCTCGAAATCACGGCGAGTCTCCACATTCACCTGAAATGAATTATCCCGAGATGGCTGGtgacgttaaaaaattaataaacgatttaaattttaaaaaatcaatttgtgTCGGTCATAGTATGGGTGGTGCTGTCATGATGCTGACGGCATTGAATTATCCAGAGCTCATTGAAAAACTTATCGTAGTTGACATGTCACCGATTAAAACCAGTCCGAGTCTTTACGAAATGACCAAAATAATTGACGCGTTGCGGGcaattgatttcaaaaattacaaaacaCTTTCGGAAGCTAGAAAAGGAACTGATCAAAAACTTGCCGGGACTATTGACTCGTTATCACTGAGACAGTTTTTGATTACCAATATTATGGAAGTAACTCAGGGAGAGTACAAATGGAGAGTTAATTTGAATGTAATTGctgataattttgataaaaatatcgcGAGATTTCCGGAGCTGGTTCCCAATTTGAAGAATAAAGTCTTCGATAGCAGGACTTTATTTATTGCTGGTGGAAACAGTGATTATGTAAAGCGAGAAGATGAAGATAAAATAAGGAAACTGTTTCCGAAGgttgatattaaatatatagaagGTGCTGGTCACTGGGTACAGTCGGAAAAACCTGCGGAATTTCTACGGATTGCTtgtgattttattaatacttga